A DNA window from Arachis duranensis cultivar V14167 chromosome 3, aradu.V14167.gnm2.J7QH, whole genome shotgun sequence contains the following coding sequences:
- the LOC107474579 gene encoding peptide chain release factor PrfB3, chloroplastic isoform X1, whose product MATVASEASFLRTAHEVASSFYSKRQHHSLVTTNKKPHAELLFCSYRIRACHSMPDNKDVYKQVGLFSLRRKIEDAVLRAEMFTSTALEIEEAKRTKHEEILRAFDMWDDPAKSNEILVNLANSIKVVDSLKDLRYMVEEAKLIKHLAEVNAIDYGLYKQAYDASLGANKILDQYEMSKLLKGPFDLWGACLIIKAGPGGIYPKLWAERLLSMYLKWAKKQGYEGRIVDRYPFKNGGINSATIELEFECAYGYLSGEKGVHKLISDSPNESSELEASLAIVDVIPMFLENPCDLEIDSEDLIISSPSIPVEQKKQTGLTVCIQHIPTGISVQSSGERSNFANKMKALNRLKAKLQVIAMEQGVESIRSISKGKIVNPVQEETRSYTSHPYKLVHDVKTGIELPDLISVLDGNIGPLIAAHVNTRLMS is encoded by the exons ATGGCAACTGTGGCCTCTGAAGCCTCATTTCTTAGAACAGCTCACGAAGTTGCATCCTCTTTCTATTCAAAACGGCAGCACCATTCTCTGGTGACGACGAATAAGAAGCCACATGCTGAGCTTCTGTTTTGTTCTTACAGAATTAGAGCTTGTCACTCCATGCCTGACAACAAGGATGTCTACAAACAAGTAG GTTTGTTTTCTCTAAGAAGGAAAATTGAAGATGCTGTTCTTCGTGCTGAGATGTTCACATCAACAGCCTTAGAAATCGAAGAAGCCAAACGAACTAAGCACGAAGAAATTCTACGTGCTTTTGATATGTGGGATGATCCAGCTAAATCCAATGAAATTCTTGTCAACCTGGCTAATAGCATCAAAGTGGTTGATTCTCTTAAGGATTTAAGATACATG GTAGAGGAAGCCAAGTTGATCAAGCACTTAGCTGAGGTGAATGCCATTGATTACGGGCTCTACAAACAAGCGTATGATGCATCTTTGGGTGCAaataagattttggatcaaTATGAGATGTCTAAGCTTCTTAAGGGACCATTTGACCTGTGGGGAGCTTGTCTGATTATAAAAGCTGGACCTGGAGGCATCTATCCTAAG CTCTGGGCAGAACGACTCCTTAGCATGTATCTTAAATGGGCCAAGAAACAAGGTTATGAGGGAAGGATTGTTGATAGGTATCCATTCAAGAATGGAGGAATTAACTCAGCAACGATAGAGCTTGAATTCGAGTGTGCTTATGGCTATCTTTCAGGGGAAAAAGGAGTTCACAAACTGATAAGTGATTCCCCAAATGAGTCTTCAGAGCTTGAG GCTAGCTTGGCAATTGTAGATGTTATTCCCATGTTCCTTGAAAATCCGTGTGATCTAGAAATTGATTCTGAGGATTTGATTATCTCATCGCCCTCGATTCCGGTAGAACAGAAGAAACAAACTGGTCTTACAGTCTGCATTCAACATATACCAACTGGCATAAGTGTCCAGTCATCTG GTGAGAGAAGCAACTTCGCAAATAAGATGAAAGCACTAAACAGATTAAAAGCTAAACTTCAAGTGATAGCAATGGAACAAGGGGTTGAAAGTATAAGGAGTATAAGCAAGGGCAAAATTGTAAATCCGGTGCAAGAAGAAACCAGGAGTTATACCTCTCATCCATACAAGTTAGTACATGATGTAAAGACTGGCATTGAGTTGCCAGACTTAATCTCTGTCTTGGATGGGAATATTGGACCCCTTATCGCAGCTCACGTTAATACCAGACTCATGTCATAA
- the LOC107474579 gene encoding peptide chain release factor PrfB3, chloroplastic isoform X2 — protein sequence MFTSTALEIEEAKRTKHEEILRAFDMWDDPAKSNEILVNLANSIKVVDSLKDLRYMVEEAKLIKHLAEVNAIDYGLYKQAYDASLGANKILDQYEMSKLLKGPFDLWGACLIIKAGPGGIYPKLWAERLLSMYLKWAKKQGYEGRIVDRYPFKNGGINSATIELEFECAYGYLSGEKGVHKLISDSPNESSELEASLAIVDVIPMFLENPCDLEIDSEDLIISSPSIPVEQKKQTGLTVCIQHIPTGISVQSSGERSNFANKMKALNRLKAKLQVIAMEQGVESIRSISKGKIVNPVQEETRSYTSHPYKLVHDVKTGIELPDLISVLDGNIGPLIAAHVNTRLMS from the exons ATGTTCACATCAACAGCCTTAGAAATCGAAGAAGCCAAACGAACTAAGCACGAAGAAATTCTACGTGCTTTTGATATGTGGGATGATCCAGCTAAATCCAATGAAATTCTTGTCAACCTGGCTAATAGCATCAAAGTGGTTGATTCTCTTAAGGATTTAAGATACATG GTAGAGGAAGCCAAGTTGATCAAGCACTTAGCTGAGGTGAATGCCATTGATTACGGGCTCTACAAACAAGCGTATGATGCATCTTTGGGTGCAaataagattttggatcaaTATGAGATGTCTAAGCTTCTTAAGGGACCATTTGACCTGTGGGGAGCTTGTCTGATTATAAAAGCTGGACCTGGAGGCATCTATCCTAAG CTCTGGGCAGAACGACTCCTTAGCATGTATCTTAAATGGGCCAAGAAACAAGGTTATGAGGGAAGGATTGTTGATAGGTATCCATTCAAGAATGGAGGAATTAACTCAGCAACGATAGAGCTTGAATTCGAGTGTGCTTATGGCTATCTTTCAGGGGAAAAAGGAGTTCACAAACTGATAAGTGATTCCCCAAATGAGTCTTCAGAGCTTGAG GCTAGCTTGGCAATTGTAGATGTTATTCCCATGTTCCTTGAAAATCCGTGTGATCTAGAAATTGATTCTGAGGATTTGATTATCTCATCGCCCTCGATTCCGGTAGAACAGAAGAAACAAACTGGTCTTACAGTCTGCATTCAACATATACCAACTGGCATAAGTGTCCAGTCATCTG GTGAGAGAAGCAACTTCGCAAATAAGATGAAAGCACTAAACAGATTAAAAGCTAAACTTCAAGTGATAGCAATGGAACAAGGGGTTGAAAGTATAAGGAGTATAAGCAAGGGCAAAATTGTAAATCCGGTGCAAGAAGAAACCAGGAGTTATACCTCTCATCCATACAAGTTAGTACATGATGTAAAGACTGGCATTGAGTTGCCAGACTTAATCTCTGTCTTGGATGGGAATATTGGACCCCTTATCGCAGCTCACGTTAATACCAGACTCATGTCATAA